A single genomic interval of bacterium harbors:
- a CDS encoding radical SAM protein produces the protein MQDYENCTLCPRNCAVNRLQGKKGFCGETAELRIASIEAHFGEEPPISGRNGSGTVFFSGCAMRCVFCQNYQISCFHVGKPYLSSRAADQLEQLYAVHGIHNVNFVTPDHFLPHTIEIVTLLRQKQVTIPILYNTSGYMKVEAVRRLQEYADIYMPDYKYADAELAHVLSRCRDYPAVALSAVGEMVRQKGFLDAGAGRREIARRGVLVRHLVLPGQEQNSIDALSILYGEFGPKLHISLMSQYRPLRMIKLAEMNRPLRSEEFYRVYEHALALGFRNLFVQHMTADHEAGDDFIPDFKRERPFKGNVRKR, from the coding sequence ATGCAAGACTATGAAAATTGCACCCTGTGCCCGCGCAACTGTGCGGTCAATCGGCTGCAGGGGAAAAAAGGCTTTTGCGGGGAAACCGCAGAGTTGCGCATTGCCTCGATCGAAGCCCACTTTGGCGAAGAACCTCCCATCAGCGGCCGCAACGGCTCGGGCACGGTTTTCTTTTCCGGCTGCGCCATGCGCTGCGTCTTTTGCCAGAACTATCAGATCTCTTGTTTTCATGTAGGCAAACCATACCTCTCCAGCCGGGCGGCGGATCAATTGGAGCAGCTGTACGCCGTCCACGGGATTCATAACGTCAATTTCGTCACCCCGGACCATTTTCTGCCGCACACCATCGAGATCGTCACATTGCTCCGGCAAAAGCAGGTGACGATTCCTATTCTCTACAACACATCGGGGTATATGAAAGTCGAGGCGGTAAGACGGCTGCAGGAGTATGCGGACATTTACATGCCGGATTATAAATACGCAGATGCGGAGCTGGCCCATGTTTTATCGCGCTGCCGTGATTATCCCGCAGTGGCGCTGTCGGCCGTCGGCGAGATGGTTCGGCAAAAAGGATTTCTCGACGCCGGCGCCGGCCGGCGCGAGATCGCCCGACGCGGCGTGCTGGTGCGCCATCTGGTGCTGCCGGGACAGGAACAGAACTCGATCGACGCCCTGTCCATTCTTTACGGCGAGTTCGGCCCCAAGCTGCACATCAGTCTGATGTCCCAGTATCGGCCGCTGCGCATGATCAAACTGGCGGAGATGAACCGGCCGCTGCGCAGCGAGGAATTTTATCGCGTATACGAACACGCGCTGGCGCTGGGCTTTCGTAACCTTTTTGTCCAGCACATGACTGCGGATCACGAGGCTGGCGATGATTTTATCCCCGATTTCAAGCGGGAGCGGCCGTTCAAAGGCAACGTGCGCAAACGCTGA